In Ktedonobacterales bacterium, one genomic interval encodes:
- a CDS encoding glycine/sarcosine/betaine reductase selenoprotein B family protein, producing MAMSRRCIPYTPRRLELSASTFALVSTAGIHLRSQEPYKLEGDNTWRELPGDVESGDLMVTHEHYDHRHADQDINCVFPIDRLRELAAEGVIKGISNRHLGFMGYSQLLKDLYERAAPEMARLIERSSADAVLLTAG from the coding sequence ATGGCAATGTCGCGCCGCTGTATTCCCTATACTCCACGCAGGCTTGAGTTAAGCGCCAGCACCTTTGCTCTGGTCAGCACAGCAGGTATCCATTTGCGCAGCCAGGAGCCATATAAACTTGAAGGCGATAATACCTGGCGCGAGCTACCTGGCGATGTGGAAAGTGGCGATCTCATGGTCACACATGAGCATTACGATCACCGCCACGCCGACCAGGACATCAACTGCGTCTTTCCGATTGATCGCCTGCGCGAACTGGCTGCCGAGGGTGTGATTAAAGGGATCAGTAACCGGCACCTGGGCTTTATGGGGTATAGCCAGCTACTCAAAGACCTCTACGAGCGCGCCGCGCCAGAGATGGCCCGTCTCATCGAGCGTTCCTCGGCTGATGCGGTCTTGCTCACCGCTGGCTGA
- a CDS encoding alanine--glyoxylate aminotransferase family protein, producing the protein MVQTPNQKEINLRIPGPTPVPPVILQAMARPMIDHRGPEFADILTRVTGRLKYFFQTSADILCFPSSGSGAMEAAVVNLFSPGDAVAAITIGAFGNRFAKIAETFGVNVTRIDFPWGQAADAQTVMERLAGIAGLRGVIMTHNETSTGVTNDIQTLAEAIRARYPDTLLAVDAVSSLGCVDLRMDEWNLDVVFTGSQKGWMVPPGLAMIGVSERAWKANQQARMPRMYWDFAWARRSLEKGQTPYTPPVSLFFGLDVALEMMQAEGREAIFARHQTVANLTRARAREIGLELLADSAYASNTVTAIKAPAGIEVKALRKALREQDRLVIAGGQEQLEGKIVRIGHLGYVHEPEINATMDALARQLIALGYQVPSSARPR; encoded by the coding sequence ATGGTTCAGACACCTAACCAGAAAGAAATTAACCTGCGCATCCCCGGACCCACACCCGTTCCGCCCGTTATTCTTCAAGCAATGGCCCGTCCGATGATTGACCATCGCGGCCCTGAGTTTGCCGACATTTTGACCCGCGTCACGGGTCGGCTCAAATATTTTTTCCAGACCAGTGCTGATATTCTGTGCTTCCCTTCCTCTGGCAGCGGCGCAATGGAAGCCGCCGTAGTCAACCTCTTCTCGCCAGGCGACGCGGTAGCGGCTATCACCATCGGCGCGTTTGGCAATCGTTTCGCCAAAATCGCCGAAACCTTTGGCGTCAACGTCACCCGCATTGACTTCCCCTGGGGGCAGGCCGCCGACGCGCAAACAGTGATGGAGCGGCTTGCAGGCATCGCTGGCCTGCGCGGCGTCATTATGACTCATAACGAGACTTCCACAGGCGTCACGAACGACATACAAACGCTCGCCGAAGCTATCCGCGCGCGCTATCCTGATACCCTTCTCGCCGTCGATGCCGTCAGTTCGCTGGGCTGCGTTGATCTGCGTATGGACGAGTGGAATCTGGATGTTGTCTTCACCGGCTCTCAGAAGGGTTGGATGGTTCCGCCTGGGCTGGCAATGATTGGCGTGAGCGAGCGCGCCTGGAAGGCGAACCAGCAGGCGCGCATGCCGCGCATGTATTGGGATTTTGCCTGGGCCAGACGCAGCCTGGAGAAAGGCCAGACACCCTACACGCCGCCTGTCTCGCTCTTTTTTGGCCTGGATGTCGCTCTGGAGATGATGCAGGCCGAGGGCCGCGAAGCCATCTTTGCCCGCCACCAGACTGTCGCCAATCTGACGCGCGCCCGTGCCAGAGAAATTGGCCTGGAATTGTTGGCCGATTCGGCATATGCCTCCAATACCGTCACAGCTATCAAAGCCCCAGCAGGCATCGAGGTCAAGGCGCTGCGCAAAGCCTTGCGTGAGCAAGATCGCTTGGTGATCGCTGGCGGCCAGGAGCAGCTAGAAGGCAAGATTGTACGTATCGGGCATCTAGGCTACGTCCACGAGCCTGAAATCAACGCCACTATGGATGCGCTAGCGCGGCAGCTAATCGCCCTTGGCTATCAGGTTCCATCGTCAGCCAGGCCGCGCTAG
- the serA gene encoding phosphoglycerate dehydrogenase, whose protein sequence is MTQPEQTPGRVLVADRIAQEGMEYLRKAQLQVDERIGLSPEQLIAILGEYTALVVRSETKVTAPIIAAGKQLRVIARAGVGVDNIDLEAATSAGILVVNSPTGNIVAAAEHAIAMLLAMARHIPAAHTALKEGRWERSRYLGVEIRHKTLGIVGLGKVGAEVARRAKGLEMRIIATDPFASPDLARSLGVELLSMDELLAQSDFVTIHSSLNASTRGLLGARELGLLKPQARIVNCARGGIIDEAALLAALKEDRLAGAALDVFSSEPPGNDPVLAELLAHPRVIVTPHLGASTEEAQVMVALDVAEQVVSVLNSGPARGAVNAPLILPETLQAIQPYMGLVEKMGRLYTQLHPGPLHYVELACSGGIASLDLRPLKVALIKGLLESISDAHVNMVNAPSIAKQWGLEVTERTSTAPEHYANLVTLRVYDGKEHSLAGTITWDEERIVRVDGYVTDFAPCGYILICRNLDRPGMIGRVGTILGNANVNIRDMDVGPQGTDRDARRPRGQALMVLSLDDAVPTWALDQIRETQDISDMTMVKL, encoded by the coding sequence ATGACACAACCGGAACAGACGCCAGGCCGCGTGCTGGTGGCTGATCGCATCGCGCAGGAGGGCATGGAATATCTGCGCAAGGCGCAGTTGCAGGTTGATGAGCGCATCGGCCTGAGTCCAGAACAGTTGATCGCCATTCTCGGCGAGTATACCGCGCTGGTCGTGCGCAGCGAAACCAAAGTCACTGCCCCCATTATCGCCGCTGGCAAACAGTTGCGCGTCATTGCACGGGCGGGCGTGGGCGTTGATAACATTGACCTTGAGGCAGCCACCAGCGCCGGTATCCTGGTGGTCAACTCGCCAACCGGCAATATCGTGGCGGCGGCTGAGCATGCCATTGCCATGCTTCTAGCGATGGCCCGCCACATTCCGGCGGCTCACACCGCCCTGAAAGAGGGCCGTTGGGAGCGCAGCCGCTACCTAGGCGTGGAGATTCGGCACAAAACGCTGGGCATTGTTGGTCTGGGCAAAGTTGGCGCGGAGGTCGCCCGGCGCGCCAAAGGGCTGGAGATGCGCATCATCGCTACCGACCCGTTTGCCTCGCCTGACCTGGCCCGCTCGCTTGGTGTCGAACTGCTCTCGATGGATGAACTGCTGGCTCAATCTGATTTCGTGACCATCCATTCCTCGCTGAACGCCTCAACCAGGGGGTTACTTGGCGCGCGTGAACTGGGGCTGCTGAAGCCCCAGGCGCGGATAGTCAACTGTGCGCGCGGCGGCATTATTGACGAGGCCGCCCTGCTGGCGGCGCTGAAAGAGGATCGCCTGGCAGGAGCGGCGCTGGATGTCTTCAGCAGCGAACCCCCAGGCAATGACCCGGTGCTGGCTGAACTGCTGGCGCATCCGCGTGTCATCGTCACACCGCATCTGGGCGCATCCACCGAAGAGGCGCAGGTGATGGTAGCCCTGGACGTGGCCGAGCAGGTCGTCTCTGTCCTCAATAGCGGCCCGGCGCGCGGCGCGGTCAATGCCCCGCTCATTTTGCCGGAAACTCTTCAAGCCATCCAGCCCTATATGGGGCTGGTCGAGAAAATGGGGCGGCTCTATACCCAGTTGCACCCAGGCCCGCTGCATTATGTGGAACTGGCGTGCAGTGGAGGAATTGCCTCGCTGGACCTGCGCCCGCTCAAAGTGGCTCTTATCAAGGGACTGCTTGAGTCTATCTCGGATGCGCACGTCAACATGGTCAACGCGCCCAGCATCGCCAAACAATGGGGGCTGGAAGTGACCGAGCGCACCAGCACCGCGCCCGAACACTACGCCAATCTGGTGACGCTGCGCGTGTATGATGGCAAAGAGCATTCTCTGGCAGGAACCATTACCTGGGACGAAGAGCGCATCGTGCGGGTGGACGGCTATGTAACAGATTTTGCGCCCTGTGGCTATATCCTGATTTGCCGCAACCTGGATCGTCCGGGGATGATTGGCCGCGTCGGAACCATTCTGGGCAATGCGAACGTCAATATCCGCGATATGGATGTCGGCCCCCAGGGTACTGACCGCGACGCCCGCCGCCCGCGCGGCCAGGCATTGATGGTCCTGTCGCTGGATGATGCCGTTCCCACCTGGGCGCTCGACCAGATTCGTGAGACACAGGATATTTCGGATATGACGATGGTCAAGCTCTAG